The DNA region TCTCCTGGTGCCTCAAGAAATAAGGAAGCCTCTACAGAATGAATTAAGTTTTAGTTTCAGCAGAGAGCATCTTTACAGTTTAGAATGTTGCAAGATGTGAAAATGATTGTGACTAATAAGCTATCATGTTCTCTTCCCGAACCCGCTACACCTTCTCAAGCTCCTGTAATTAAATTTATGCAAAATCAACATAGATATCGAGGTTCCTTTATAGTTAATCTCATGGGGTAATGCTAGAATCTGTAAAGTATCATCACCTCCCAGATTTATTAGACCCCTTGTCATCAATCAAGGCTTCTTTTGCCAACCAGGATAGGTGGCCCCTGCTGATCTGAGTGGAAGGGCAGAAGCTCGGCAGTATTTTCTTTTCCTACCAAATCTGTGTTGCTAGATATAGCATTTAGAGCGTAAAACATAGACAGAAATATATTATGCTTTCTGGCTTTCCATGGATACTAAAATAGTTAGTAAAGATATGCAGATTAATGGCCAGCACAAATGAATGTAGAATTAAGTCATTCCACCTCCTTCAATAACTTCTGGTTGTAACCTAAGTTCCTACATAACAAATGTTGCTCGGGTTGGTATTGCACAAGAGTGGACCTTTGATACGTTCACAATAAAGGGGAAATAAATTTTTGAGCTGAAGAATTATTATATGGAAGCACCTCTACATCTATATTACTACGCTCTTAAAGAACATGACACCATGACTCTTGGTGGAGGAATACTCACTCATATCACTTTCTACTCACTCTTGTTCTCTTATCGAACACTTCTAAGAATTGCCGAAAGCATAATCACGTTCTATTATTTTTCAAATAGATTAGGACCTAGAAATAATGGTAGATTATAGAAGAATGTAATAGGTAGAATGCCCATCTCTTCTTCCTCATTGAGTACAATGCATAATTGCTACAGCTTTGATGTAAGCCAATGTGTAAATGGTACACATGCTGTCTTAATGAGATAGATGCACTTTTATTCTCTCATATGCTTTCTTATGTTTTTATTTCTTGCATATTTCTGCCCTTGATAAGCATTCGTGTTAACATATAGCTAATTTTTATAGGCATAGAGATCCCCAAGTTTGTTGACACTGTGACCCCAGAATACAAACCGAAGTTTGATGCTCTGGTGAGAGATTTCTTTGACactcattttttttgttttatcctTCCATGAGCTGTGTGATTACTTGGGCTGCGTAGGGATAGCTGTGAGAAACATGACAGCTTTTGATGTTTGTAACTGACTTAAGCGGCGGTCACATTTTCTATTCCGCAGCTAGTTGAGTTCAAAGAAGCAGAAAAGAAATCTCTGGAGAGATCAGCGCAGTTGGAGAAAGAAATTGCAGAAGTTCAGGAGACGAAAGTGAGAATGCACTTTTACAACCCTAACCACATCacattgtattttttttactCGCTGTTTGTGATAAAATGCTTTTTGTGATGTTCAGAAAAAAATAGCCACCATGACAGCAGATGAATATTTTGAGAAGCATCCAGAGCTGAGGAAGCAGTTTGACGATGAAATTCGTAATGACAACTGGGGATATTAAGCATCACACTTTTGCCTTGAGTAGCTTCTCGCATGGCATGAGATTTCTAATAAGTTTGTGGTTTACCCCAACATTGAAATGACCCGAATTGAAGCTGATGTTTAATACTTTCATTGTTGCCAAAGTCGGATGGTATCTGTTATAATGCACTTCACCGTGTTGGATTGCCTCAGACCGGCATCTCTCTTTACATTTTCGCTAATAAATGTCCACCAGTTTTATTCTTGATGTATATAAGCAAATTTTCTTCAGGCTGATATGGTTACATTATTATTTTCGATATCGTTTATCTTTTCAATCTACCACATCTCATGATCACACAAATCCCGTAATATAATTGACTTTTAAAAATATAAGCCAGTTAAATTAAGGGTAAGCCATTGGTTAAATTTGAACGGTTATTGAATTAATGGAATGTTTGTTTTTAACAGTTGATTAATTCGCAACTTGATCTGGCTTCCTAAGGCATTCAATACGGCAACAAGTCAAACAAAAGCCTGAGCACAAAAATAAAGTCTAAAACAGCCGTCTACGGTCTAGCATGACTAGTGCTAACTAACTATTACAAAGTCAACAAGTCGATTATTAGCCTGCGTTTGGTAGCCtgtaatctaccttgtaatgtaatccagattacattataaagtcgattattttgtttggtttgatttaaaacttgtaatataatgtaatctggattacaaaaggtagtgaagatttgtaatctggattacaaagcaaatgttatgtaatccgattacattacgaggtcattaTTTCACCAAAGTTTAAATGCCGAATATACCCCCGGCCGCCGTCGACGGCGGCCGCCGCCGGTTGCCGGTCGCCGGCCGCCGGTTGCCGGTTGCCGGCCGCCGCCCGCTGCCGGCCGTCGCCGATCGATGGCTGCTGCAAATTCCGGCAGAGGTGTGGCGACCGTCGATAGAGgtcacaggatatttttgtcattttataataatatgaattacattccttataaaaaaaatagacaccaaacaaaagaatataatcatctttgtaatcaaagattacatacattacattaccaaacgtagtaatgtaatcaagattacattacattacattacaaatttgattacattacaagctagattatattacacccaaccaaacgtagccttaatTTCATATTGCACTTATTAGCGTAGGGAAGACTTCTGAATCTACTAGTGTTCAAAGTAGTACACGGAAAATAACACAGTTAATCGGCCTTCCTAGTGTATATATACACTTTCAAGTGAGCACTTACAGAGCATCCCATCAGTTACGTTCTTCATATTTCACAGTAATCGTCTTGGAACATTAGTAAAATACTCATGGCAGCCATTAGAATTTCATCTCTCATTCTAACCTATGCTTTAATCGCCCTGTTTCTTCACCCATTGCTTTGTCAAGTATCTGCGACGCCGACCACGAAGCAAGTGCATACTGCAACCAGTGACGGTGAGAATTTCTTTTAAGTTCTTGTTGGGAGTTCCACGTTGATCGATGGGCTTTGTTAGATTTGCTAAAACGTTGTCTTTGCTCAGGTAAAGCAGTTGATCAGAGCATAGCCTATGTGCTCATGCTTATAGCTCTTCTTGTCACTTATCTTCTTCATTAATACAATAGCTTGAGGAGTCGAGCTAGACCCGTATGGCTTCTGTATTCTTTTATGATCGCgagaatttataataatatttatcaAATATAACAGTAATATTGAAACAATGGACTTGGTTACTTTGTTTCTCATCAATTTCACTATTGAAAGATAGTTGAAGTAAAAAAAGACAGTCCGGTATACGAAGTTTTCGTCATACGAGGTCCcggagaaggatccattgtatgcagtcTTACCTTATTTTTTGTAAGaggctgttttcaggattcgaataCATGACATTTTGGTTAAATATATATTGAAAGATAGTTGAAGTGTTAAATATTAATTTGCCTCATCTATGCACCTAATTGGGTATATTGAATTTCTTTTACTATACAAGACACTGATATCCTTCTAAGACTTGCATTGCGAACAGGACGAGCAAAAATTTCATATTGGAAAGTGCAAAGGCTTCTACTTATGGGAAAAAGACAAGTCTAGTTACATTTAATTcggaaattcaattttttttaaacttttttttttgatttttttgatttatttaattttgttataAAATTCAGAATTTGATTAAGCTGATTAAATtgaatcaaatttttaaaaaataaactactaatagtatatgttatgattaattgattactcatcgaaatatttttcaaaggacatCTATTGAGATTATaggaatttaaatatttttattttaaatgtctTTTTCTCCTTCTATATTCTAAATGCCCCATAATCTTAATAGTTGCCCTTCTTTCATCTTATTGTTCTAAAtctttttccaaatcaatttGTCCCTTTCAAAAATTCCTACAGTCTCCTACATTATGAAAATACCAATACATTTGGCAAGCTCGTATGCCTTTCTTATAGGCATAAATATAATGTGTCAAGACTTGGGTTTATATTTTAGTAAGTCATCTTAAAGTCGAATAGAATTGCATATCGAATAATCCTTGAGCTACGTATTTTATTCGGAAGAACATAATTTGTTTGTTTAACGGAAGATAACTTACACAAAGGACGATCCTCCAAATCAGGTGCTCAAAATGCTACTCAATACTATTAGAGCAGCCATATTCACACAGGTGATCCAAAAATGTGATGCATTGGATCCATAAATTTTGATTAATATATGTATATTCTTAAATTAGTATAATTAATAATAGGCGGGGATAGCTCAGTTGGGAGAGCATCAGATTGAAGATCTGAAGATCGTGTTCCATCCACGCTCACcgcattttttaattaattatcttcatctgtttttttttcttcctatatCATAGTTATCAAAATCCTTATTATCTTACTTTACTTAATTTGATTGAAATCTATCACTATCCAAGTTCatcattatgattttttttttctttctcccttcTCTCATAACAACACAATTAAAAGGAGAGAATTCTACGCCTTACTTCGTTATCAAGATCTATTCAATATGCTGCTCTCAAAATATTAtatccaatctacaaataaaaaaaacttctatTCACTAAGTTGAGAAAGAAAgtcaaaatatttaataatttttattatattataaaaatataacaatgctgtgtttttaaaattgttttataaaagttaatttaattcaatttaattttttttagataagaCTATTTAAGAGATGGGCAATAATTCTAGAAAGTCCAGCTGTGAGTCCAGCTATGAGTGATGTatctatttttcaaatttattatagTGGGTGGT from Zingiber officinale cultivar Zhangliang chromosome 4B, Zo_v1.1, whole genome shotgun sequence includes:
- the LOC121976064 gene encoding ATP synthase subunit d, mitochondrial-like, with the translated sequence MSGNGAKKVAEVAVKASKSIDWDGMAKLLVSDEARKEFSNLRRAFDDVNHQLQTKFSLEPEPIDWDYYRKRIGSRLVDQYKEAYDSIEIPKFVDTVTPEYKPKFDALLVEFKEAEKKSLERSAQLEKEIAEVQETKKKIATMTADEYFEKHPELRKQFDDEIRNDNWGY